Below is a window of Clavibacter michiganensis subsp. tessellarius DNA.
TGATGTCGTCCACCACCACGCCGGCCGGCGACCAGAGCGTGAGGCTCGCGACGAGCTCCGGCGCGCGGGCGGCGGCCAGCGCCGACTCCACGGCGCCCAGGCTGTGGGCGACCACGTGCACGGCTCCGCCCGCGTCCTCGGCGAGGGCGCGGATCATCGTGGACACCTGGTCGACCTCGTCGAGCAGGCGCACGTCGGCGAAGTCGCCGTCGCTCACGCCGTGGCCGAGCCGGTCGTAGGCGCGCGCCGCCGTGCCGGACGCCGCCAGCGCCCGGGCGACCGCCACCCAGAGCCCGTGGCCGCCGGTGCCCGAGTCCCCGAACCCGTGGACGAGCAGGGCGGCGGGGGCGCCGGGGCGCACGGTGCCGTGCTCCCAGCCGCGGAGGGTCCGCCCGCCGTGCTCGAGCGCGAGCGGGGCGACCCGGGCCGCGGCGGCCCGGTCCATCAGTTGCGCCGGTCGGCGAAGCCGGCCGGGAGGTCGCCGGGGGCGGTGTCGACGACGGTCTCGTCGTCGGCGCCCACGAACTCGTACAGGGTGATGTGCGCGAACTCCGGCACCACGTAGATCGGGTAGGTCGGGCCGGCGTCGCGGTGCGCGCGCATCTGATCGAGGTGGTCGTTCTGGAAGAGCACGGTCTTGGAGCCGTCCTCCTCCACCCAGCGCGGGAAGAAGATCGTGCCGTGCAGCACGCGGGCCGCCGGGATGATGTTGACCACGACGCTGGTGCCGGTGGGCTCGTTCCACGACACCTTGAAGACGCCGTCGGCGAGGGCGACCAGGTCGACCGTCTGGTCCTTGACCCAGCGGCCGCCGACCATCCCGGAGTGGATGCGGTAGTCGATGGTCGTGGCGTTCTTCACGTACATCTCGTACTGCCAGCCGTTGGCGTACGTGTAGATGAGGCGGTGTCCGACGAGGGGGCTGAGGTCCTGAGCGGGCACGGGGTGCTCGACGCTCGTGGTGATGTTGTCCATGCCGAGGATCCTGACACCGGAATGCGTTTGTCACAAGCGCATCTCCCTGGGTATCCTCGGTGCATGCCCTCCGACGCGACCGACCCCGAGCTCCGGGAGATCGCGCGCCGCGTCGGATCCGAGCTCGGCCCGTTCCGCCGTCGGCTGACCCACGCGTCCCGTCGCGCCGCGGACCTGCCCGACCTGCCGGACGCGCAGGTCGAGGTGCTCCGCCGCCTGGAGGCCATCGGCTGGGCGACGCCCACCGGCCTCGGCCGGGCGCTCGGGCTCGCGCGCTCGACCGTCAGCAACCTGCTCATCGCCATGGAGCGCGACGGCCTCGTCGACCGGCGGCAGGTGGCGGGCGACGGCCGGAGCACCGAGGTGGGCCTCACGGATCGCGCGCGCGGTCTGCTGCGCACGTTCGACCGCTCGGCCGAGGGCGTGCTCGTGGGCGCGCTGCAGGGGCTCTCGGCG
It encodes the following:
- a CDS encoding phenolic acid decarboxylase; translation: MDNITTSVEHPVPAQDLSPLVGHRLIYTYANGWQYEMYVKNATTIDYRIHSGMVGGRWVKDQTVDLVALADGVFKVSWNEPTGTSVVVNIIPAARVLHGTIFFPRWVEEDGSKTVLFQNDHLDQMRAHRDAGPTYPIYVVPEFAHITLYEFVGADDETVVDTAPGDLPAGFADRRN
- a CDS encoding MarR family winged helix-turn-helix transcriptional regulator, whose product is MPSDATDPELREIARRVGSELGPFRRRLTHASRRAADLPDLPDAQVEVLRRLEAIGWATPTGLGRALGLARSTVSNLLIAMERDGLVDRRQVAGDGRSTEVGLTDRARGLLRTFDRSAEGVLVGALQGLSAAERRDIARALPALEALHAAIGAERVEPSAPDAALAGPDAK
- a CDS encoding alpha/beta hydrolase yields the protein MDRAAAARVAPLALEHGGRTLRGWEHGTVRPGAPAALLVHGFGDSGTGGHGLWVAVARALAASGTAARAYDRLGHGVSDGDFADVRLLDEVDQVSTMIRALAEDAGGAVHVVAHSLGAVESALAAARAPELVASLTLWSPAGVVVDDITERGRVMSVPLTPARERGVVDVAGMGLGLGFPDEVLAGVDVYGPVSGYPGPVDVVHGTADEVVPVAYGARYGELMPGATFTPVEGADHGWSSVDLRAMLVERLLAHVSRASASGGAGA